A genomic segment from uncultured Desulfuromonas sp. encodes:
- the selB gene encoding selenocysteine-specific translation elongation factor gives MAARRNIIIGTAGHVDHGKTELIKALTGVQTDRLKEEQQRGISIDLGFASFQLPNGDHAGVIDVPGHEKFINNMLAGIGGIDLVLLVVDCNEGVMPQTHEHLQILNLLQIPRGIIVMTKVDLADEDWVDIVEEEVREEVSETFLANAPVCRVSSITKQGIPELINTIVDAVSALPQRDSDGPMRLPIDRHFSVAGFGTVVTGTLLTGQASVGDTVEVLPPGEKVRIRDIQVHGKKTPTALCGQRVALNLAGLERDVLQRGCVIGTPGIFEQTSRLDARLTLLEDAPRPIKFRDPVHFHLGTARVVGLVALLDRDELKPGESALVQIHLDKPLVAHRQDRFIVRSYSPVTTIGGGLVIDPAPEKHKRFRKEVMKAIEELESGESSFLLQKLTEQQCARVKELEQVSGMGKERITSHLEQLAQEGKVHQIADQWVPTSLLRAFEAQLVDQVSRGHQDNPLLPGTPHATLKARLPKQLSPKAFDALLGRTPLQRVGEWVQTEGFHPTPTDKQNQDLDRIESAYKSAGVQAKGRRDMLDDFDFSDEQLEEYLGYLFFNGRLIKLNDDTFFHHSSYRLAVEKLVAHFAQNASLTLGEYRDILGSARKPVQALLEHFDALKYTMRKGDAREAWNLPDPRELPQLKGQ, from the coding sequence ATGGCTGCACGACGCAATATCATCATCGGCACCGCTGGTCATGTTGACCACGGTAAGACCGAATTGATCAAAGCCCTAACCGGGGTGCAAACCGACCGCCTCAAAGAGGAACAACAACGCGGAATCTCCATTGACCTGGGTTTTGCCTCATTCCAATTGCCCAATGGTGATCATGCCGGAGTCATCGACGTTCCCGGCCATGAAAAATTCATCAACAACATGCTCGCCGGCATCGGTGGCATTGATCTGGTCCTGCTCGTCGTCGACTGCAACGAAGGGGTTATGCCCCAAACTCACGAGCACTTGCAGATTCTCAACCTGTTACAAATCCCTCGTGGCATCATTGTCATGACCAAAGTTGATCTGGCTGACGAAGATTGGGTGGACATCGTGGAAGAGGAGGTTCGCGAAGAGGTCTCCGAGACTTTTTTGGCCAACGCTCCGGTCTGCCGCGTGTCATCGATCACCAAACAGGGTATCCCGGAACTGATTAACACCATCGTTGACGCCGTATCCGCTCTGCCGCAGCGTGATTCTGACGGACCGATGCGCCTGCCCATTGACCGCCACTTCTCCGTCGCCGGATTTGGCACCGTTGTCACCGGCACGTTACTCACCGGACAGGCGTCTGTCGGCGATACGGTTGAAGTGTTGCCACCCGGCGAAAAAGTTCGCATCCGTGATATCCAGGTCCACGGCAAAAAAACACCAACGGCCCTGTGCGGCCAGCGTGTGGCTCTTAATCTCGCCGGGCTTGAACGTGATGTCTTGCAACGTGGCTGCGTCATCGGCACACCGGGAATTTTCGAACAAACCAGTCGCCTTGATGCGCGTTTGACCTTGCTTGAAGACGCACCTCGTCCGATCAAATTTCGTGATCCGGTTCACTTTCACCTGGGCACGGCTCGCGTTGTCGGCCTGGTGGCGCTGCTTGATCGCGATGAATTGAAACCGGGTGAATCCGCGCTGGTCCAGATTCATCTGGACAAACCACTCGTCGCCCATCGCCAGGATCGCTTTATCGTCCGCTCCTATTCACCGGTGACGACGATCGGCGGCGGACTGGTGATTGATCCGGCCCCGGAAAAGCACAAACGCTTTCGCAAAGAGGTGATGAAAGCCATTGAAGAGCTCGAATCCGGCGAAAGTTCATTTCTGCTGCAAAAGCTCACAGAACAGCAGTGCGCGCGCGTCAAAGAGCTTGAGCAGGTTTCCGGCATGGGCAAAGAGCGAATTACCAGCCATCTTGAACAACTTGCTCAGGAAGGAAAAGTTCACCAGATTGCCGACCAGTGGGTACCCACATCCCTATTACGAGCTTTTGAAGCGCAACTGGTCGACCAGGTCAGCCGAGGTCATCAGGACAATCCTCTCCTTCCCGGCACTCCACACGCGACACTCAAGGCGCGCTTACCCAAGCAGCTTTCGCCCAAAGCCTTTGACGCGTTACTTGGCCGCACCCCGTTGCAACGCGTCGGCGAATGGGTACAAACGGAAGGCTTCCACCCCACACCAACAGACAAACAGAATCAGGACCTTGACCGCATTGAGTCGGCCTACAAATCCGCCGGAGTGCAAGCCAAAGGTCGCCGCGACATGCTGGATGATTTTGATTTCAGCGATGAACAGCTCGAAGAGTATCTCGGCTACCTGTTTTTCAACGGTCGCCTGATCAAATTAAATGACGATACCTTTTTCCACCACAGTAGTTACCGACTTGCCGTGGAAAAACTGGTGGCCCATTTCGCCCAAAATGCAAGCCTGACGCTTGGCGAATACCGGGACATTCTGGGTAGCGCGCGCAAACCGGTTCAGGCGCTGTTGGAGCATTTTGACGCTCTGAAGTACACAATGCGTAAAGGAGACGCAAGAGAAGCATGGAATCTCCCAGACCCACGTGAGCTGCCGCAGCTTAAAGGGCAGTAA
- the selD gene encoding selenide, water dikinase SelD → MDKTKTGLTQLARSAGUAAKLGPETLAQVLSQLPHNNDPRLLSHDIPCADAGIYQLTDDVLLLQSIDFFTPVVDDPYLFGCIAAANALSDIFAMGGQPITAMNMVGFPNCLPIDVLTEILKGGTSKVHEAGATMVGGHSVEDEEPKYGLAVTGTVHPDQLITSQGCKPGDILVLTKPLGTGLLTTALKAEVIAEAQISEALQGMARLNRYASQAMRQVGISACTDVTGFGLIGHALEMAEASSVRLLISAASLPEYPLAREMAETGLVPEGSFRNNRHYMPRVTGADVQVQEDIDLLCDPQTSGGLLIAVHPDRLDLLCQALKEAGDHAFVIGEVANGEAGTMELV, encoded by the coding sequence ATGGACAAGACGAAAACCGGCTTGACCCAGTTGGCCCGCAGCGCTGGCTGAGCGGCTAAATTGGGTCCTGAGACCCTGGCTCAGGTGCTGAGTCAGTTACCACATAATAATGATCCACGGTTGCTGTCACATGACATCCCCTGTGCTGATGCCGGAATATATCAGCTCACTGATGATGTTCTGTTGCTGCAGTCCATCGACTTTTTCACGCCGGTCGTGGATGACCCCTATTTGTTTGGTTGCATTGCTGCGGCCAATGCCCTGTCGGATATTTTTGCCATGGGTGGTCAACCGATCACAGCCATGAATATGGTCGGCTTTCCTAACTGCTTGCCCATCGACGTGCTGACAGAAATCCTTAAAGGAGGGACATCCAAGGTTCACGAAGCCGGTGCAACGATGGTTGGCGGTCACTCGGTTGAAGATGAAGAGCCTAAGTACGGCCTGGCCGTCACCGGAACAGTGCATCCGGACCAACTCATTACGTCTCAAGGCTGCAAGCCCGGTGACATTCTGGTCCTGACCAAGCCGCTGGGTACCGGGCTCTTGACGACGGCTTTGAAGGCTGAGGTGATCGCGGAAGCGCAGATCTCGGAAGCTCTGCAAGGGATGGCACGGCTCAACCGTTATGCCTCGCAGGCGATGCGGCAGGTGGGGATCTCTGCCTGCACGGATGTTACAGGCTTTGGTCTGATCGGACATGCGTTGGAGATGGCAGAGGCCAGTAGCGTCCGGCTGTTGATTTCGGCCGCCAGTTTGCCGGAATATCCCCTTGCGCGCGAAATGGCTGAAACCGGTCTTGTCCCGGAAGGAAGCTTCCGCAACAACCGCCACTACATGCCGCGCGTCACGGGTGCAGACGTGCAGGTCCAGGAAGACATTGACCTGCTGTGCGATCCACAGACATCCGGCGGTCTGCTCATTGCCGTTCATCCGGATCGCCTTGATCTATTATGCCAGGCTTTAAAAGAAGCTGGAGATCACGCCTTCGTCATTGGTGAAGTCGCGAACGGTGAGGCAGGCACAATGGAATTGGTATAG
- a CDS encoding diguanylate cyclase — protein MVEPKKRGLVKRFIRLITFVDLPIRRKFSLFSVGVLFWFILLSCVSFYVLVDVNIKTSQVVDRLLPYERFAQDALRSSNEMGHLLVDLSEAGREQTVTLKSERVKASLMAITQGLEPLQSPKMASPLHLIWEKISRTSWIDEDGNQAYLKTVDLTTQTLMQLLNELTFLKMEQLQDGSGDQAKLEQLTGRFVAVEAEMTNATVSFLESISHQTNRYSETITTTTSYAFWMIITVLTLASGLLAIFTFWISDSIVIPVSSMIAKIHTLATGHVDLTEKIQIRSDDEIGEMSKEFNDLMDTVHGMTVFKNVIEEDATLEDVYSRMGEAFSGNVGIENYRIYEVNSDYKGMQAVFPVAMSEKELDCHPDILTSCDLCRAVKTGHPISSLAYDRVCKQFMEDQTKVHVCVPMIIGGHAGGVVQFVFDKEGEQALTRNEIEQKVAKAEAYIKQSLSVLEAKRLMNTLRESSLRDPMTGLFNRRFLQDQASHLIAGTLRRKKNIGLLMCDIDFFKQVNDQYGHDAGDQVLKETSAIIQKSIRESDVVVRFGGEEFLVILTDIETGDAMSVAEKIRSNIEDKVFMVGPEKIRKTISLGVSEYPGDSEGFWQSIKYADVALYQAKETGRNKAVRFEDSMWTAEQF, from the coding sequence ATGGTTGAACCCAAAAAGAGGGGGCTAGTCAAACGTTTTATCCGTTTGATCACCTTTGTTGATTTGCCAATACGCCGCAAGTTTTCACTGTTTTCCGTCGGCGTGTTGTTTTGGTTTATCCTGTTGTCCTGCGTATCCTTTTATGTGCTGGTTGATGTCAATATCAAAACGTCACAGGTTGTTGATCGCCTGTTACCTTATGAGCGGTTTGCCCAAGATGCTTTGCGCAGCTCCAACGAAATGGGCCACTTGCTGGTGGACCTTTCAGAGGCCGGACGTGAGCAGACCGTCACTCTGAAATCAGAACGGGTGAAAGCCAGTCTCATGGCCATCACTCAAGGTCTGGAGCCGTTGCAGTCGCCTAAAATGGCTTCGCCTCTTCATCTGATCTGGGAAAAAATCAGTCGAACCAGTTGGATCGACGAGGACGGCAATCAGGCCTACCTGAAAACCGTTGACCTGACCACGCAAACCCTGATGCAATTGCTCAATGAGCTGACATTCCTGAAGATGGAGCAGTTGCAGGACGGCTCTGGGGATCAGGCCAAGTTGGAGCAGCTCACAGGTCGCTTTGTCGCAGTCGAGGCTGAGATGACCAACGCTACGGTGAGTTTTCTCGAATCGATTTCCCACCAGACCAATCGCTATTCTGAAACCATTACCACAACAACGAGCTACGCGTTTTGGATGATCATTACCGTATTGACACTGGCCAGTGGTCTTCTGGCGATTTTTACGTTCTGGATTTCCGATTCAATTGTTATTCCGGTCTCCTCGATGATTGCCAAGATTCACACGCTGGCGACGGGGCATGTTGATCTGACGGAAAAGATTCAGATCCGCTCTGATGACGAGATTGGTGAGATGAGTAAAGAGTTCAATGACCTGATGGACACGGTACATGGGATGACTGTGTTTAAGAATGTCATTGAGGAAGATGCCACCCTTGAAGACGTCTACTCACGCATGGGCGAGGCCTTCAGCGGTAATGTCGGCATTGAAAATTATCGCATCTACGAGGTGAACTCTGATTACAAAGGGATGCAGGCCGTCTTTCCGGTCGCCATGTCGGAAAAAGAACTGGATTGTCATCCGGACATTCTGACTTCCTGTGATCTGTGCCGAGCGGTGAAAACCGGCCATCCCATTTCATCACTGGCCTATGATCGGGTTTGTAAACAGTTTATGGAAGACCAGACCAAGGTACATGTGTGTGTGCCGATGATCATCGGTGGTCATGCTGGCGGTGTTGTCCAGTTCGTCTTTGATAAAGAAGGTGAGCAGGCGTTGACCCGTAACGAAATTGAGCAGAAAGTGGCCAAGGCCGAAGCGTATATCAAGCAGTCGTTGTCGGTTTTGGAGGCGAAACGTCTGATGAACACCTTGCGTGAATCGTCGCTGCGTGACCCAATGACCGGACTGTTTAACCGACGCTTTTTGCAGGATCAGGCCAGCCACCTGATTGCCGGCACCTTACGGCGTAAAAAGAACATCGGCTTGCTGATGTGCGATATCGACTTTTTTAAGCAGGTCAACGATCAGTATGGCCATGATGCCGGTGACCAGGTGTTGAAAGAGACCTCGGCGATTATCCAGAAGTCGATTCGTGAGTCGGATGTGGTCGTGCGCTTCGGTGGAGAGGAATTTCTGGTCATTCTCACGGATATCGAAACCGGGGATGCCATGAGCGTCGCTGAAAAGATCCGTAGTAATATTGAAGACAAGGTGTTTATGGTTGGCCCGGAAAAAATCCGTAAAACCATCAGCCTTGGGGTGAGTGAATATCCGGGCGATTCAGAAGGGTTCTGGCAATCGATCAAATATGCGGATGTTGCATTGTATCAGGCGAAAGAGACAGGGCGGAACAAAGCCGTACGTTTTGAGGATTCAATGTGGACGGCGGAGCAGTTCTGA
- a CDS encoding flavin reductase family protein, whose amino-acid sequence MKKSLGPQTLAYPTPVYLVGSYDREGRANMMNAAWGGICNSMPPSLAVSVRKERYSYDGILYHKAFTINIPNTQLAVEADYFGLATGRNEDKVAIAGLTTERATHVNAPLLCECPLVIECRLLNHFELGAHTQMIGEIMDVKVEESCLDGNGNPDITKVNPILFAPGNRAYFKVGEEVGKAFAIGKSLMSKPS is encoded by the coding sequence ATGAAAAAATCACTTGGCCCACAAACTCTCGCCTACCCAACCCCTGTTTATCTGGTGGGAAGTTATGATAGAGAAGGTCGCGCCAATATGATGAACGCCGCCTGGGGTGGTATTTGCAACTCCATGCCGCCTAGCCTTGCTGTTTCAGTGCGCAAGGAGCGTTACAGTTATGACGGCATTCTGTATCACAAGGCTTTTACGATCAATATTCCCAATACGCAACTGGCTGTGGAGGCCGATTATTTTGGTCTGGCAACGGGACGAAACGAAGACAAAGTGGCTATCGCTGGTCTAACGACTGAGCGGGCAACTCATGTCAATGCACCGTTGCTATGTGAGTGCCCGTTGGTCATTGAATGTCGACTGTTGAATCATTTTGAACTCGGGGCACACACCCAGATGATCGGAGAAATTATGGATGTCAAGGTGGAGGAAAGTTGTCTTGATGGCAATGGGAATCCCGATATTACAAAAGTGAATCCGATCCTGTTTGCTCCGGGTAATCGAGCCTACTTCAAGGTTGGTGAAGAGGTTGGTAAGGCTTTTGCAATTGGTAAATCATTAATGTCAAAACCATCATAA
- a CDS encoding radical SAM protein, with amino-acid sequence MALSVEDIRERRRQRLADEVGAVTKPWNDQLKVALIYPNQYYHAMSNLGFQAVYHSIQSRDDCCCERFFLPDSDELIHYQSTPLLSFESQRFLSDFDLVMFSLSFENDYLNLPLLARMTQIPLWREERDTHLPLVVAGGICAMLNPEPVADIIDVFAIGESEVLLTPLLEACRRHSTKEQTLEALVQLEGFYCPAYYQPHYNDQGQRVGVDVSSPAPQRVRRQWLNALDDSDCQSYILTPHTAFGTMHLHEVSRGCSRGCRFCATGFTYLPPREKTAEVLCDQMLPRLAADETAGLVGAAVSDYRHLEEVSEAIRNHQGHVSVASLRIDSLTRAEVAALRDGGQKTLSLAPEAGSQRMRDVINKHLTQQQILDAVSLLAEEGILNLKLYFLIGLPDEQPADLDAFVDLIKTIRKLWVERQKPFGRLGTITISVNPFIPKPATPFQWCAMDSMASLKKKVALLRKAINRLANVQLQVESLRSAELQALLAVGDRQIGQLLPLLADGMNLKSACRTRSVDLERLVHCPRERNELLPWSVIDNGVAYDYLWNDYQRAVLGQLTAPCHTTCTRCGVCRSTEEKTR; translated from the coding sequence ATGGCGCTATCCGTTGAAGACATACGCGAAAGACGCCGTCAACGCCTGGCTGATGAAGTCGGCGCGGTGACCAAGCCTTGGAATGACCAGCTTAAAGTTGCCCTGATCTATCCTAATCAGTATTACCACGCCATGAGCAACCTGGGGTTCCAGGCGGTTTATCACAGCATTCAGTCGCGAGACGATTGCTGCTGTGAACGTTTTTTTCTGCCTGATTCCGACGAGCTGATCCACTACCAGAGCACTCCGTTATTGTCCTTCGAGTCGCAGCGTTTCCTCAGCGATTTTGATCTGGTGATGTTCTCGTTGTCCTTTGAGAATGATTATCTCAACCTGCCGCTTCTGGCCCGAATGACACAGATTCCCCTGTGGCGCGAAGAACGAGATACACATCTTCCGTTAGTGGTCGCTGGGGGCATCTGTGCCATGCTCAATCCTGAACCGGTTGCGGACATTATCGACGTGTTCGCCATCGGTGAGTCCGAAGTGTTGTTGACACCGCTCCTGGAGGCCTGTCGGCGCCATTCGACTAAAGAGCAGACTCTTGAAGCTCTGGTGCAGCTTGAGGGCTTTTATTGTCCGGCCTACTATCAGCCACACTATAATGACCAAGGACAACGTGTGGGAGTTGACGTTTCTTCGCCCGCGCCGCAGAGGGTTCGTCGCCAATGGCTCAATGCTCTTGATGACAGCGACTGCCAGTCCTACATTCTGACACCGCACACCGCATTTGGGACCATGCACCTTCACGAGGTGTCGCGAGGCTGTTCACGAGGGTGTCGTTTCTGCGCCACCGGTTTTACTTATTTGCCACCGCGAGAAAAGACGGCAGAAGTGCTGTGTGATCAGATGTTGCCGCGACTGGCTGCGGATGAAACCGCTGGTCTGGTTGGTGCTGCCGTTTCTGATTATCGACATCTGGAAGAGGTAAGTGAAGCCATTCGCAATCATCAGGGGCATGTGTCTGTCGCGAGTTTGCGTATTGACAGTCTGACCCGTGCCGAAGTGGCAGCATTGCGTGATGGAGGTCAGAAAACACTGTCCCTTGCTCCGGAAGCTGGCAGCCAGAGAATGCGTGATGTGATTAACAAGCATTTGACGCAACAACAGATTCTTGATGCCGTGTCATTGCTGGCTGAAGAGGGTATCCTTAACCTTAAACTCTATTTTTTAATCGGCCTGCCGGATGAACAGCCTGCAGACCTGGATGCCTTTGTCGATCTGATCAAAACCATCCGCAAGCTCTGGGTTGAGAGACAGAAACCTTTTGGCCGTTTGGGGACGATCACCATTTCAGTCAATCCGTTTATTCCCAAACCGGCGACGCCCTTTCAATGGTGCGCTATGGATTCTATGGCGTCATTGAAGAAAAAAGTCGCATTGCTGCGTAAGGCGATTAATCGTCTGGCGAATGTCCAGTTACAGGTGGAATCCCTGCGCAGTGCTGAACTTCAGGCTCTGCTGGCGGTGGGTGATCGACAGATCGGCCAGCTGTTGCCCTTGCTGGCAGACGGAATGAATCTTAAAAGCGCCTGCCGAACTCGATCCGTCGATCTGGAACGACTGGTGCATTGTCCGCGTGAACGAAATGAGCTGCTGCCGTGGAGTGTGATTGACAACGGCGTGGCGTATGACTATTTATGGAACGATTACCAGCGTGCCGTGCTGGGACAGTTAACGGCACCCTGCCATACAACCTGTACCCGTTGCGGGGTCTGCCGCTCGACGGAGGAGAAAACACGATGA
- the ftsZ gene encoding cell division protein FtsZ, whose amino-acid sequence MFEFDETLDQTAKIKVIGVGGGGSNVVDAMIKAQIAGVEFIVANTDAQALKRSVAPMKVQLGTKLTKGLGAGASPDVGRDAAMEDRSRIVELLSGADMVFVACGLGGGTGTGAAPVIAEAAKEVGALTVGVVTKPFSREGRQRMVKAEGGVEDLKKVVDSLIVIPNDRLIGLAGKNMSILDAFKPSDDVLRQAVQGISDLITTSGLINVDFADVKSVMSERGMAMMGIGVAEGEKRASEAAQQAISSPLLEDIDISGAKGVLVNISGSSSMTMEEFDEASRIVHEKVHEDANIIVGLVINEELGDRLKITAIATGFGDSFEKDKRHLRTIKEDVAKMIGSKVDLDVPTIIRNQQRDAARNMRLKGNEEDEYDIPTFLRKRVD is encoded by the coding sequence ATGTTTGAATTTGATGAAACGTTAGACCAGACAGCAAAGATTAAGGTGATCGGTGTCGGCGGTGGCGGAAGCAATGTCGTCGATGCCATGATTAAGGCCCAGATTGCGGGGGTTGAGTTTATTGTCGCCAATACCGATGCCCAGGCACTCAAACGCAGTGTTGCACCGATGAAGGTTCAGCTTGGCACGAAACTGACAAAAGGCCTTGGTGCTGGTGCCAGTCCTGATGTTGGTCGTGATGCGGCCATGGAGGATCGCAGCCGCATTGTCGAGCTGCTCAGTGGTGCCGACATGGTGTTCGTCGCCTGTGGTCTTGGCGGTGGCACCGGAACCGGTGCGGCGCCAGTCATCGCCGAAGCGGCCAAAGAGGTGGGTGCTTTGACCGTTGGTGTCGTGACCAAGCCGTTCTCCCGCGAGGGACGACAGCGTATGGTCAAGGCCGAAGGCGGTGTTGAGGATCTAAAAAAAGTCGTCGATTCTCTGATTGTCATCCCCAATGATCGTCTGATTGGTTTGGCGGGTAAAAACATGAGTATTCTTGACGCCTTCAAGCCCTCAGATGACGTCTTGCGTCAGGCGGTGCAGGGGATTTCAGACCTGATCACCACCAGTGGTTTGATCAACGTCGACTTTGCCGATGTCAAGTCGGTGATGAGCGAGCGTGGCATGGCCATGATGGGGATTGGTGTGGCAGAAGGCGAGAAACGTGCCAGTGAAGCTGCACAGCAGGCGATCAGCAGTCCATTGCTCGAAGATATCGATATCTCCGGAGCGAAAGGCGTGCTGGTCAATATCTCCGGTTCGAGCAGCATGACCATGGAAGAATTTGACGAAGCGTCACGCATCGTTCACGAAAAAGTTCACGAAGATGCCAATATTATTGTCGGTCTGGTCATCAACGAAGAGCTTGGTGACCGTCTGAAGATTACCGCCATTGCCACCGGCTTTGGTGATTCTTTTGAAAAAGACAAGCGTCATTTGAGAACAATCAAAGAAGATGTCGCTAAAATGATCGGTTCCAAGGTTGATCTGGATGTACCGACGATCATCCGTAACCAGCAACGCGACGCTGCGCGGAATATGCGCCTCAAAGGCAACGAAGAGGATGAGTACGATATCCCGACATTCCTGCGCAAGCGTGTCGATTAA
- the ftsA gene encoding cell division protein FtsA: MSNRKENLIVGLDIGTTKICAIIASMTDSGLDIVGIGTSVSRGLRKGVVINIESTVEAIKKALQEAELMAGCEINSVFAGIAGAHITGFNSQGVIAIKNREVTSEDVQRVIDAAKAIAIPMDREVIHVIPQEFIIDDQDGIKEPLGMSGVRLESKVHIVTGAVASAQNIIKSCNKANVNVADIVLEPLASSEAVLSADEKELGVAIVDIGGGTTDLAIFVDGAIKHTAVLSLGGNHLTNDIAVGLRTPMAEAERIKHAYGSCMTSDIGKDETIEVPSVGGREPRVLSRQLLAEILEPRVEEIFTLVNREIVRSGYEDLIASGVVITGGTSILPGMPELAEQIFNLPVRRGVPQGIGGLIDVVNSPIYATGVGLVIYGSKNQEINNFSIGQEKVFDKVMRRMKEWFGEFF, from the coding sequence ATGAGCAATCGTAAGGAAAATCTGATTGTTGGACTGGATATCGGCACAACGAAAATCTGTGCCATCATCGCCAGTATGACGGATTCGGGACTGGATATTGTCGGGATTGGAACCAGTGTGTCCCGTGGGTTGCGCAAAGGCGTCGTGATCAATATCGAAAGCACCGTAGAAGCGATTAAAAAAGCCCTGCAGGAAGCCGAATTGATGGCCGGGTGTGAAATTAACTCGGTGTTCGCCGGAATTGCCGGAGCGCATATCACCGGCTTCAACTCTCAGGGCGTCATTGCCATTAAAAACCGCGAAGTCACCAGCGAAGATGTTCAACGGGTGATCGACGCGGCCAAGGCGATTGCCATTCCCATGGATCGCGAAGTGATTCATGTCATCCCGCAGGAATTTATCATCGATGATCAGGACGGCATCAAAGAGCCTCTCGGTATGAGTGGTGTGCGCCTGGAATCGAAAGTCCATATCGTGACCGGTGCGGTGGCCAGTGCTCAGAACATTATCAAAAGCTGCAACAAAGCCAATGTCAATGTGGCGGATATCGTGCTGGAGCCGTTGGCTTCTTCGGAAGCGGTGCTGTCGGCCGATGAAAAAGAACTTGGCGTTGCCATTGTTGATATCGGCGGTGGCACCACAGATCTGGCCATCTTCGTTGACGGAGCGATTAAACATACCGCGGTGCTGTCACTTGGCGGTAATCACCTGACCAACGATATTGCCGTCGGCCTGCGTACGCCGATGGCCGAAGCCGAGCGGATCAAACATGCCTACGGTAGCTGTATGACCAGCGATATCGGCAAGGATGAAACCATTGAAGTGCCTTCAGTGGGCGGACGTGAGCCGCGAGTTCTGTCGCGCCAATTGCTGGCCGAAATCCTTGAGCCGCGCGTTGAAGAGATTTTTACATTGGTCAACCGTGAAATTGTGCGTAGCGGTTACGAAGACCTGATTGCTTCAGGTGTGGTGATTACCGGTGGCACCAGTATTCTGCCGGGGATGCCCGAACTGGCCGAGCAGATTTTCAACCTGCCGGTACGCCGCGGCGTGCCTCAGGGAATAGGTGGCCTGATTGACGTCGTCAATTCACCCATCTATGCCACCGGTGTTGGTCTGGTGATCTATGGCAGCAAAAATCAAGAGATCAACAATTTCTCCATTGGTCAGGAAAAGGTGTTCGACAAAGTAATGCGCCGGATGAAGGAATGGTTCGGCGAATTTTTCTAA
- a CDS encoding FtsQ-type POTRA domain-containing protein gives MRDMKPAKARRSKENVRVRPAREWKKLFTRLLHGILILCCTVLIISGATLLMNLVSNSDHFRVETIEVIGNHKLTDQDVIDLSDIRQGVRTFDLDLEIIGQKLAENDWIRDAVVERKLPRGIVIRLHEREAVFIINLDYLFYVDHSGEIFKVLRAGDPLNYPLVSGVDRQQLLDEPDKSREQLQQVAGLIEELRQREVFSLQDVSQVKIDPKEGLILYSRLFGVPIKVGWQDYPAKLDRLEKIYPELKPRLARLSYINLNVPDKVIVKKMTSQATL, from the coding sequence ATGCGGGATATGAAACCGGCCAAAGCCAGGCGAAGCAAAGAGAATGTTCGTGTTCGTCCGGCGCGAGAATGGAAAAAGCTGTTTACCCGTCTGTTGCATGGGATTTTGATCCTGTGTTGTACGGTGTTGATTATCAGTGGTGCCACCCTGCTGATGAACCTGGTCAGCAACTCGGATCATTTTCGGGTTGAGACCATTGAGGTGATTGGCAATCACAAGCTGACGGATCAGGATGTCATTGATCTGTCGGATATTCGACAGGGTGTGAGAACTTTTGACTTGGATCTGGAGATTATCGGTCAAAAGCTCGCTGAGAATGATTGGATACGTGACGCGGTGGTCGAACGCAAATTGCCGCGGGGCATTGTCATTCGACTGCATGAACGCGAAGCGGTTTTTATCATCAATCTCGACTATCTGTTTTACGTCGATCACAGTGGCGAGATTTTTAAAGTCCTGCGCGCAGGCGACCCGCTCAATTATCCGCTGGTCTCCGGAGTGGACCGCCAGCAATTGCTTGATGAACCGGACAAGAGCCGTGAGCAGTTGCAACAGGTGGCAGGACTGATTGAAGAGCTGCGGCAGCGTGAGGTGTTCAGTCTGCAGGATGTCTCTCAGGTCAAAATTGACCCTAAAGAAGGACTGATTCTCTATAGTCGACTGTTTGGGGTGCCGATCAAGGTCGGTTGGCAGGACTATCCGGCCAAGCTCGATCGGTTGGAAAAGATTTATCCGGAGCTTAAACCACGGTTGGCACGATTGAGTTACATCAATCTCAACGTTCCGGATAAGGTCATCGTCAAAAAGATGACCAGCCAAGCCACATTATGA